The nucleotide sequence CTTTTTCACCGCTCTGGATAGAGCGCGATACAAAATAGGATCATTATGATAGGGGAACGCGTCAGCCTCGTCGAGAACGACCAGCAAAAAACGCTGATGGAAGCGCATGACCTGATGCGTGGTCGCAATCGTGATGTCACTCTCTTCCCACTTCTCTGAGCTCGAACCGTGGACGGCTATCACTTTAGCCCCGGGAAAGACTCGCTGAATCCTCGGAGCCAGCTCCAACACGACGTCTTTTCGAGGTGTCGCAATCAAAACGCGACCGCCAGCAGCAAGTGCCTCTGTAACAGAAGGGAATAACAACTCTGTTTTGCCCGCTCCACAAACTGCCCAGATCAAAAACTCCGACAGCCCCGGCCTCGGATTGGCTACAAAGCAACGCGCTCGCTCAGCCGCCCGCGATTGATCTGCCGAATACTTCCCCGCCCACTCCAATCTCGCCACGTTCTGTATGTGATCTGCGCTACGGATAAGGGATGCCCCTGCATCCATTAAAAAATACGGTGTACAACACTTACTCCTGCCCATCCCTAAACAAGCTGTGCAATAAGCGCAGCCTTGCTCACACGTATGACAATAAGTAAACTCCACCTTCGCCCCTGCACTTCCGCAGCGTTCACAGACCAACTCCAGCCGATTGCGCCACCATCCTTTTGTAACCGCAAACCGAATGCCCGGTCGCCACTGCACTTTATTTGCGAGCACGAAAGAATGCAAAACGGCTGACAAATCATGCACGTCCACCCCTCGCTTTTTCAGCAAGGACTCCACTTCATCCCAAAGGAGTGCACGCCCGTCTAAAATCTCGCTCAAAACAGCTTCTTGTGGTTTCTCGCGCGATGAGCTCCACCGAAAAAGTTCGCGACCACCCAAAAAGCCCAACTGAGTACCCGGCAATTTCCCCGATACTTTGCTACCTCGATACGAGACTTCCACACTCTCCTCAACCGACTCCCAAGAAAACCACCCCTGCTCCCGGCGGTCCTGTATACTCACTGCTTCCCGTCCATATAAGTTGCTCGCTTCGCACACGCTACTTACCGCCAGCGCTCTCAACTCTTTTACATATCCATCAGTCAGCATCCGTCCTTTACCGACTTGTTCCATCACATACCCGTTCACCTTCGCACGCAAGGAAAAAGCCAGAGCAAGCGAAGATGTCTTTCCGATGACATGCAGGACACACCCTTCTCTCTCCTGCCAAAAAGAACGATCTACAGAAAAGCTCGGCGTAACATAAGTCTGCACCTGTGGTGTTGATCCGCCGCAAGCCTTGATATACAGCAAATACTCACGCATACGCTCACTCCCCCGCCCTCTTGCCCTTAGTGTGCAAAAAGACAGGCAGGTCCTGCAAATAAATTTCGGAGCCAAAATCAGGTCGTAGAAAAATAAAAAAGCCGCCGATCTATTGTCGACAGCTCGTAATATTTACACTCACCAAACTTTTATGCTCCCTCTTTTGTCTCCCGCAGATCAATGACGATGGTTCCAGCCGTCATCTCCTCCTGTCCGTCTCCCAAACAATGTCCGTACGGATAACGATTCAAGACGGCTGTCATCTTTTTCGTATCATCGTCTGATCCATCATCTATCAAGGTAATTCGGATAGGTCTGCCACTCCAATACGAGCGAAACAGCAGACTCCGTACTACACGTTCCAGCACCTGTTCCGAATTGCGCACCAGCAATCGATAATGCTCATGCGGGAGCTCGCTCGCGCTATCCGTCCGATTAGTCCAGCGCTCCGCGATCATTACCAACAAAGAGGAGCAGCCAAATGCTGCCAAAAGCCATACAATCAGCTCTTCCATCACGGTCATACCTCCTCCTATACCAAGGTATGCCGCACGGCTTGAACAGAGTGCAAATAGGAAGCGCTTCCTACAGTTTCACCCAGCCGTTTTTAATGGAAATGACAACAGCTTGTGTTCGGTCTTGAACATTGAGCTTTTGCAAAATGCTGCTAACGTGATTTTTAACCGTCTTTTCACTAATAAACAAGAATTCCCCAATGGCACGATTGCTTTTCCCTTCTGCCATCAGTTGCAATACTTCTCGCTCGCGACGGGTAAGCGATTCGATCACTTTTGGATCGATGGCTTGCGATTCATCTACGGAGAAGCTACGCTCTGCCGTCCCTTCCTGCTCGCTCAGACGACGGAATTCTTCAATCAGCTTGCCCGTCACCTTTGGATGTATGTACGCACCACCACTCGCTACTACACGCACAGCGTCAACGAGGTCTGTCGTTCCCATTTCCTTTAGCAAGTAGCCCGACGCTCCAGCGCGGAGTGTACGATACACATACCCCTCATCATCATGAATCGAAAGCATAATCACGCGAGTAGAAGGGCTTACAGAAATCACATTTTCTGCAGCAGAAACGCCATTTATGTTTGGCATATTAATATCCATCAACAAGACATCCGGCTTGTGCTCTTCCGCCAATACTGTGGCTTCTCCTCCGTCTGCACCTTCCCCGACGACCTTGAAATCTTCTTCCATTTCCAATATTCGCTTTACGCCTTCACGAAATAATTGATGGTCATCCACAATCACAATGCGGAGTTCTTGCTGTCTCTTATCCATGGTTCATCCCCCAGTACTTATTTACGTATCATGTCACAATTTTATCGGTATTTGGAATATAACCTTGGTTCCCTCTCCCGGAGTGGATTGCAGCTCGACACTGCCTTCTAAGAGCTGTACACGCTCACGCATTCCCAAGAGTCCAAAAGAGTTGCCATTCGCCATGCGTTTTTCCAGATCGAATCCGACCCCATCGTCTTTGACGACAAGGCTTAACGAATCTTGTACAAATTCCAGCTTCACTTGAACGGTCGTAGCGCCTGCGTGCTTCTCCACATTGTTCAGACATTCCTGAACCAAACGGAAGATCGCAGCCTTTACTGAACTTCGCAAAGGAGGCTCCACACCAAATACTACCAGATCGATGGAAGACTGAATACGCTCTTCGCACGTTTGAATATATTTTTGCAAGGTAGGTACTAGCCCTAAGTCATCTAATGCCATTGGACGCAAATCAAAAATAATACGTCGAACATCCGCCAAGCTCAAGCGTACCATTTCCTTCAGCTCGTGAAGTTCCATTTGCGCTTCTAAAATGCGCTCGTTTTTCAACATGCGCTCTACAATTTCCGAGCGCAACACGACATTCGCCATCGATTGAGCTGGACCGTCGTGAATTTCGCGCGCGACACGCTTGCGTTCTTCTTCCTGAGCCTGGATTACCTTTAGGCCCATCAACTGATGCTGCTTAGCCGATTCCAGCGCCTCGCCTATCTTGCTTAAGTCACCCGTCAAGTAACCAAGCACGACGCCCATTTGAGAAACCAGCTTTTCTGCACGGACGATGGTTTCTTCCAAAGTACGCAGTTGACGCTCCAAATCATTTCTTCTGCGCTTCAAATTGTTTTCCCGCTCGCGGTAAATGGACAGCTCTACCTGAATACGGCTCGCCTCTTCATACGCAACCCGGATATCTTCCTCCGTGTACATATGAAAATTACGACTGACCAACACGAGCTTGTTGCGCGATTTGCGATACGCGAGTTCAAGCGCATCTACTTTTTGAATCACTTTCGAAATCTCTTGTCGAAGTTCATGTAAATCGAACTTCAATGAGTTGCCATGCTGTCTGGCGTTTTCTGCTATATCAAATATTTGGGTTTTACTCGTTTCTACGGTTTCAATCGTTCGTTTGATCACCCCGTCCAGCACGCTGATGTCTATCGCTTTGTTCATGATTGCTCTCCTTCAAACTCATTTTTAGCCTTCGTGAACAACTGTTGGAGGTGCTCTTCTTCTACATCTCGCAGTCCCATGTCATTGCGTGGAATGGCAAACGGATCTGTTCCCTGTTTTACGAATCCACGATTGGATGTAAACACATAGCGGTAGCCAGCTTGACGTGCTGTCTCCAGTACGATTGGACTTGTGAATCCAAACGGCAACGAGATGACTTTGA is from Brevibacillus brevis and encodes:
- a CDS encoding DEAD/DEAH box helicase; protein product: MREYLLYIKACGGSTPQVQTYVTPSFSVDRSFWQEREGCVLHVIGKTSSLALAFSLRAKVNGYVMEQVGKGRMLTDGYVKELRALAVSSVCEASNLYGREAVSIQDRREQGWFSWESVEESVEVSYRGSKVSGKLPGTQLGFLGGRELFRWSSSREKPQEAVLSEILDGRALLWDEVESLLKKRGVDVHDLSAVLHSFVLANKVQWRPGIRFAVTKGWWRNRLELVCERCGSAGAKVEFTYCHTCEQGCAYCTACLGMGRSKCCTPYFLMDAGASLIRSADHIQNVARLEWAGKYSADQSRAAERARCFVANPRPGLSEFLIWAVCGAGKTELLFPSVTEALAAGGRVLIATPRKDVVLELAPRIQRVFPGAKVIAVHGSSSEKWEESDITIATTHQVMRFHQRFLLVVLDEADAFPYHNDPILYRALSRAVKKNGKLLYLSATPPGYLQKRLVRKGRSFLGSSGAIPLFSDTHVLLPGRYHGAALPVPKILTVQGLHKRIQTNRFVAPFIEAVSTSLNECRQVFVFVPRVDEIDKVLSYLQKWLPAHAGEMAGVHAADPMREEKVLAFREKRYTVMVTTTILERGVTIPKSDVVVVGAEAPVFDEASLVQIAGRVGRSIDNTTGSVLFLQAERATSPKRAVRQISQMNRLAQKLTEQRGLS
- a CDS encoding glycosyltransferase family A protein, translated to MEELIVWLLAAFGCSSLLVMIAERWTNRTDSASELPHEHYRLLVRNSEQVLERVVRSLLFRSYWSGRPIRITLIDDGSDDDTKKMTAVLNRYPYGHCLGDGQEEMTAGTIVIDLRETKEGA
- a CDS encoding sensor histidine kinase; the protein is MNKAIDISVLDGVIKRTIETVETSKTQIFDIAENARQHGNSLKFDLHELRQEISKVIQKVDALELAYRKSRNKLVLVSRNFHMYTEEDIRVAYEEASRIQVELSIYRERENNLKRRRNDLERQLRTLEETIVRAEKLVSQMGVVLGYLTGDLSKIGEALESAKQHQLMGLKVIQAQEEERKRVAREIHDGPAQSMANVVLRSEIVERMLKNERILEAQMELHELKEMVRLSLADVRRIIFDLRPMALDDLGLVPTLQKYIQTCEERIQSSIDLVVFGVEPPLRSSVKAAIFRLVQECLNNVEKHAGATTVQVKLEFVQDSLSLVVKDDGVGFDLEKRMANGNSFGLLGMRERVQLLEGSVELQSTPGEGTKVIFQIPIKL
- a CDS encoding response regulator: MDKRQQELRIVIVDDHQLFREGVKRILEMEEDFKVVGEGADGGEATVLAEEHKPDVLLMDINMPNINGVSAAENVISVSPSTRVIMLSIHDDEGYVYRTLRAGASGYLLKEMGTTDLVDAVRVVASGGAYIHPKVTGKLIEEFRRLSEQEGTAERSFSVDESQAIDPKVIESLTRREREVLQLMAEGKSNRAIGEFLFISEKTVKNHVSSILQKLNVQDRTQAVVISIKNGWVKL